AGTCTACCTTCATGGCCTCTCCCGAGGATTCCAACCTCGGGAAGAGGTGGTGGACTGCAAACCCTAATATCCCAATCCAGCGGTGCGGTGCCGTGGGATTCCGCCGCCTTCAGGCGGAGGAGGATGTCAAGTACGGTCGAACGAGCGCGTTGGATACCGAATATTTCAACAACGGAGACAGTATTCGAAAGCAAAAGTCCAGCCAAATGCAGCTGAATACCGAGCTTCATCAGCAATCGCGGTGTCGCTTCTCGCTCCACAAGGTCTAACTCGAGTTGGTCGATACTACCGCTGAGGCTAGCGTTTTCGGGCATAGAGCACTCGGAAGACGCTACGCCTCACTCTTCAGTCCTTATTTGAACACCGCGTTGGCAATCGAGGAATGGTTTTTATACCCCACACGACACCTGTATGTCATAATGAGTAGCTCGTCGGAGGAGTATACTGTCGAGGAGGCAAAGGAGAACATTGGGGTTCTTCGACGTGTTGCCGAGGATGTCGTCGACGCGATCGAAAATGCAGAGGGTGAAGAGGTACTGGAGTATCTCATCGAAGAACAAGCGCTCGACAGATTACACGACGGTGAGCGTGGTCTCGGCCAGGTTCGTCGGGGCGTCCTCGAATCACCACTTGCATCCGACCGACTCAAGCGTATTGTGAGCCTCCGGGGCGACGAAACCCCTGAGGAAATTCTGGTTCCTCAGGGTGTTCAGCGAAACGCAAAGGTTGCACTAGAGGCTGGGAAGCCGGTCGTCCTCTACGGGCCGACCGGGACCGGGAAAACGACCTTCGCCAAGCAGCTCGCTCGGGAGACGAGCATCGGCTACAGTCTCAATACTGCGACGCCGTCGTGGACTCCGTCCGATATCATCGGTGGTATCAGTCCGGATTATACAGGCGAATCGCTCAGTTACCGTACGAAGCTCGGATGTGTCTCTGAGGCGGTGGAGCGTGCACGTGACTTCGATGTCAAGTATGGAGTGATACTCGACGAAATCACACGAGCGGACATCTCGAAGATTTTCGGACCCCTCTATACAGCCATCGAGAACCCCCACCAGACGATCTTTGAGACCGACGAGGAGACGACGATCGAACTCGACGAGCGGGTGAACATCATCTGTACGATGAATATGTCGGACCGAACGGTGAACGAACTCGACAACGCGATCACCCGCCGATTTGCGATGATCGAGCTCGACGAGTACGAGGAAGACAAACGTCGGCAGCTGTTCAAACACTGGATCACCACGTACGTTACCAGCGAGACGGATCTTGACGAGAACGAGATTCTACGGCTTTTCGAGCGTGATTACGAGGGGATCAATCACGGGAATGAAGCGACCTCACAGGGACCGATTATGCGGTTCGGCCCGATGCACTACCGTGACGTGGCAGTCTTCCTCGGCGTCGGATGTCGTGAGGGCGGCGAATACGAATACGACCAAACGGACGCAGTCGGCCAAGCGTTCCGTACCTACATCGTTCCTCGTCTGCTGAATGCCGCGGCATTCCCGCAGATCGAACGGATCGCAGAACACTACCGAGCACTCAACGGCGAATTCGAGGACTACGACCTATCACCCGCAGCTGAACTCGCAGAACGCGAACTCGAACAGGAGCGTCGCCAGATGGGTTCCTACGAGTAATGAGCACCGTCGACGAAGTCTACGAATACGGGCAAGATACCTTCAATATCCCCGAGCGGGGAAAGATCCGGATAGAGGGCTGTCCGTCGTCCATACTGGATCAGCTTCGTCGCGCGTCGTTCACCCAGGAGAGTCCCGGCGTTTTCACGAAGAGTCAGGAAGCATTCGATTCGGATCAAGAATACGAGGTCGTGACCGTCACAGTAGACGGTGACGACAACGAGACACTCCACGTCGAAGCGACGGACATCGTCGGCGTCGTGAGCCTCACACCATCGTCGAAGGTACAGGTCGATCCAAAGATCGACTGGGAGTACATCTTCGATATGCTGTTGGCGGTTTACGACCAAAACCGGTCGATCGAGTATCACGGCATCCCACTCCAGGATTTCCTCTCCGACGACATCCATCTCGACGACGTATTCGTCGTCTTGGCGATCAACTACCTCGACGGGGTGGAGAGGATCCAGCGGAACGGATACATCCGGGACCTCGTCATCAGACGGACGAATAGCTTGGACGGTCGCGGAAACATCGACGTCGAGCAGACGCTCTTGAATCACGCTCGGGGAACGATCGAGCCACAGTGGATTCACAACGAGACTGAATACAACAACGCTGTCAACTCACTGCTTCATTACGCGGGGAAAACACTCCTTCGACTGTTCCGACAGAACGCCCACGAGAACGATCATCCGGCGTACGACCGCATCTTCTCCGAGGTTCATCGGGAAGTAGAGCGACTAGAGAGTATGGAAGTGGACAGCGGGCTGGATCGGATGGACGAGTACAGAGAGATCTCGTTGTATGACCTTCCGAAACAGCGTCAGTACTACGAGAAAGCGTTCGATATTTCCAAGGCGGTGATGTCCTCGTCTCTCGGCCAGCAACTGCGTGACGGGCCCAGAGAGCTGGTCGTGGACTACGTCCTGAATATGGAGTCGCTCTTTGAGCAGTACTCCCAAGTCGTCATCGAACGGGAACTCAACCATATCAACTCCTACGACCACCTCGGTGACTTAGATGACGTTACTCCGGTTCGGTCACCGTCGGTCAAGCCGTTCGAGGGCGAAGGCCAAATATACCACGAGCCCGATCACGCGCTGCAGGAAGGCGAGGAGACTATCGCCGTGTTGGACTCGAAGTACTACGCTGAAGGCCACGATCCGGTGAAAGAGTCCCCGTCGCGGTCGAGGCTGTTCAGTTACGCCTACCTGCTACAGACTGAACGGCTCGCATTCCTCTGTCCGTTGCTCGAACCACGGCGACGACAGGTGGCACAGACGGGAGCCGAATTACAGATTGTCTCACCGGAAGGTGAGTTCGGGTTGGACGCGTACGACGAGGTCGTCCACGATTATCTCCATAGCGTCCTCGTCGAGAGAGCCCCAGAACTCGAAGCATTCCGTGCTGTCGCAGAGCCAAAGAACGAACTGTGTATTGATGGCGTTGACGAAAGCGATCTGGAACGTGCGACGGATATGAGTGGTCCCTTCACGTTCAAAGACGCACGGGACTTCTCCCTACGGATCATCAAAGCAGCTGCTGACGAACACTCGTGGGACGTTCGCAATCGATACGATCTGGAGCAGGACGGCGACTGGACGCGAGAACAGATCGAAACGCGGTGTGAACGCCGGTACGAGCATACGACGACGTGTGTGCCCGTCTTCCGCCGGGATGGTGGACAAGAGTGGATTGATCTCTACTTCCTTGAGAATGGGACCGGTGAAGTAGAAAAGGAAGGGCCGCTGAAACTGTTGTAATTTGGATTTAGAGGGCTCAGAACGGCGACGTGATCCAATTACCGTCTCCCCGCCGCTCCAGCTGTGGCCCGAAGACCTCCTGCAGCGAGTAGAGCTCATCATCGTATCGCAGGTCGTAGGTTTTCCCTTGGCGATGGAAGGACCCCTCGACGACGATCTGGATCGTCGGACTCTGGTACTCCAGGTCGTCGGCCCGTTGATCCATCTCCCTCGCCAACTCGTTGACGAACTCCTCGTCGTCGAGCAGCTTCTCCAGTCCGACTACGCTCACCTCGTCCGGGACATCGTCGTTCGTGAGACGCTGGAGAAACTCCTCAATCGGCATCTGGTGGTCGAACGTCTCGTACTCCCCAGCCACGACGATGTTGTACTGCCCGGGGATTCGGCCTGGTCCTGCCATCGTTAGTAGCTCGTAATGTCCCGATCCCCAAGTACTCGGGTGTAGGTGTCGTCGCCCGTCACGTCCGCCAGCCGCCCGGCGAGTTCGCGCAGGTCGTCGTCGACACCCCACTTGTCGACGTAGTTCTGGACGGCCCGACCCTTCTCGTAGCGGTAGCGCAGGAACTGGAGCTTGTCGAGATTCGAGAGGTGGTCACCGCCGTCGCCGTTGACGCGCTCTTGGATGTACCCTCGGCGTTTCTCGGTGTCCCACGTCCCGAGTTCGAAGCCGTCGTCCTGATCGTAGAGACGCATCTCTTTCAGTTCCTCGGGCGTGGCGTTCGTCCCCCGGCAGAGTTTGTTCACATCATCGAAGGATGGATTGTCGCTATCGAGGAGATCGATGAACACGTCCTCGACGCCGATGTCGCTGGCTTCTTGGATGATCCCATAGATCTCCTGGACGACTTCTTTCGCGGACATAATCTCGCCGTCGCGCTGGACCTTACCGTGGTGCTTGGAGTATTCGCGGAAACACGCACCCATCTCCATCACGCCGATGTCGCCACGGGAGAGGTCACGGTTCTCTTCGAGTTGCTTGCGGGTGCGGCGGGCTGTTCGGTAGATGTCTCGGCGGAGTGAGTTCCAACTCGCTGCGTCGCGGTCGTTTGCTGGACGTGCAATAATAACTATATCGAACGAAACCGACTCACCTATTACCAATTTATTGAGGTCGGCCGAAACAGGATACGTAGCAGTTACCTCGAACCCGACCTCGCAAAGTGATTCTAAGAGTTCACCCCACGAATCCGAGTCACTATGATGATAGGTGAAACAAAATGCACCATCCTCTTTTATACAGTGTCTGACGGTGGCGAACGCTTGTTTGATTTCTTCCTCAAACTCTTCAACACCCTTCCCCTGCGACGGATTAGCGACAATACTGTCTTCTTTAGGCGTCTCGGTCGGGTCGAAGTGCTCATACTCGGTTTGGAGCACGACCCGTAGCCAAACGTAAAAAAAGTCAGAAAGCTCAGAGTAAATGATGTTGTCATAATATGGCGGATCTGATAGCACAACGTCGAATTCATCTTCCTTATCGATTGTTCTAGCGTCACCGTACAGGAGCGTCGAATTTTCACCGATAGGCTTTCCAAACTCGGGGGTTTCAACGCTATCTCCATCCTCGACATATCTTTCAGTCGGTGCCGATGCGTACCTGATTCCCCGCAAAAGCTTTCGCCACGTAGATTCAAATGTGCCTCTTCCGTACTCTGTTCCCCAGACATTGTTCTCAACAAAGTCCATCTGGGGATCAAACCCATTACTCTTAAACACACCCTCAATCTTGTTCGCAGAGAGATTATAAATGGTAAATGTGTTCTGGAACATCAGAGAGTCTGAGAAAGCAAGCAGAAGGTACTCTTTTAGATTCTGATCTTCGATCTCTGAAATGGATTTCAGCAGTTTCGACAATACGAGTTTCTGGCGGTCGTTGAACATATCCGACCAGTGCTCGTAGCCGTGTTCGAACACGTCGCTACCATCAATCGACGAAGACTGGGTTTTGGATCCTTTTGGAATGGATAAGCTTGGTACGAACTGCTTCAGCTCTTCCGCTTCTTCCCACTCCTTCTCCGCAGTTTCGGCTCTCTCTAAGTCGCTAGGTAGCGCTTCTCTGTAGCCCTTCACCTCGGAGCGGTCCAAGTCCTTATCGTCGCAGTGTTCACAGTAATATTCTAAAGCATAGAGGCGTGTTCTGAACTCGCCTTGCTCTCCGATTGCATCAGTGATATTGTATTTCTGTCCGCAATCGGGACAGTTGTACTTCCCACCACGGGAGACGTTCCCTTCCTTCGGAACGAACCCATGCCCACATTCGTTGCAAACGCTCTCCGATTGCCAGTCGTCTACGAGCGTCACCGAACCACAGTCGGGACAGAGAACATTATACTTGTCACTATTTTCGTAACGCCCCGCAGCAACTCGATAATCCTTGAACAGCGGAACCGTGTGCCCACAGGAGACGCAGTCTAACTCCTTCACCCAAAAGTTGTACATCACATCGGCGTCATGATCTCCGTTCGGACAGAGCGTCTTGTAGTACTGCGTGATCTCTTCGGCAACATCAGCTTTGACCTGCTCAAAGGCCGCCTCTAATTCCTCGACATCGGTCACGCCTGCTTCGAGTTCCTTCTTCGTGACGAACCATGCGACAGGATTCAGGTCGTTACCGACGACCTCGGCACCGAACCGTGACGCCTCAACGAGCGACGTACCGCCGCCCATAAACGGGTCCAAGACCTTCTTGTCCGCGACGCGAACGTCCTTGGAATACAGTTCCCAGAGGCTCTCAGGGTCGCTCATATCGACGCGATCGATGAGCGATGCGATGTTGGTCTGCGTCTCGTCGCCCCAATCAGCGAGCGTCTCGTTATCCTGTCCGGGCTCGAAGACCTCGACCTTCTCTGGGTCGTCGAGAAGCGTGTACAGCGAAATTGTGCGGAAAACACATCCGAGTCTTCGGGCCCACCACTTGTGCATCGTGTAGATCGGCCGGTAGTACATCTTCGCCCGGCCTTCCTTCGCTGCGATTTCGTTCACGCGCTCGATGGGGAAGCCCCGTTCGATGGGGAGTTCTGTCCGCTCGCGTTCAGTTGGTGGAGACCCGGATTGCTCAGACATAATTCACTATACGGTAGGGATTACAGACGAGCCTCATAAGTGTACAGTCTCCTGCTGTCGTTCGTTCGGTCACTCGGAGTTCTCAGTACGCACGACCGAGCCGTCCGACGCCCGTTCGATTACGCCGATCTGTTCTAACCATTCGATCCCCGACGACGCAGTCTCATCACCGACGCGTCGCTGGATGGCCGGCTCTGGAACACCCCGGTACAGGTCGTCGCTGTATTCGTGTTCTCGAAGTGCGTCGATGGCGGTGCTGACCGCCCGACCATCTTGAACTCGGTCGTGGAGCACGTTGATTTCCTCGTGAATATCGAAGACGTACCCCTGGTCACGCAACCGGTCCAGTTTGTGTTTCATCGCGCCGATGAACTCGTCTCGCCCAAGCAATTCGAGCTGGGTGTGAACCTCGTCGACGATTACGTCCTCGTCGATTCCCGTCTGGGCGATCCGGACCATATCGTCGACATCGTCCTCTCGATTGGCGACGGCTTTGAACAGGAAGATGTCGTTCAACGAAACCGCTCTGACGGTGAGATGCCCCTCGTCGAACAGGTGACGACTCCGATCGACCATCGACTGAGTCAGTCGGATGACGCCGGCCACCTGTTCGTGAAACACGTCAAACCGCCGTCGGTCGTTTTGCAGAATGAACGCAGCCCCGAGTTCGTCGTATTCCTCAGAAAGCTCCTCTTCGGGCTCGTATCCCGCAGCCGTCAGTACCTGCCACAATCGCTGGAGTTCGGCTTGTTCCCGGACGATTAAATCGATGTCCTTCGTGGCGTTCTTGAGATCGTCCAGTGTGAGCGCACCCCCACCGATGAGATAGACCGTTAACTCGTCTTCAAGCAGGCCTGCAAGTTCACTGAACTGTCCCCGAATCGCGTCCGAGCCGAAGGTAGCTTCTCTAGTCATAGTTCGACCCCGTACTCGTCGGCCAGCGTTTCGAACTCTTCCCACCGTGGCGTTGCTTCCGACGACTTCTTGCCGTCCGTCTCTAGGAACTCCAACAGCGGTTCGACGATCTCCGTAATCCCGTAGTCGTCTGCAACCGTTTGTAGACGCTCCGGTGAAAGATCCGTCTTCACAGCCAACAAGAGCGCGTACTTCCGGTGGCGAGAGTCGTTTTCGATGAGGAGCAAGTGACAGAACAGGTCCTCGGGCGTGAGGGACTCGCGCTCTGGTGAATAGAAATAGTATTGCTCTGAAGTCGTGAAAAATTGGAGCCCGTGTTCGGCAAACGCATCGAGTCCCGTTCGGTGGTAGTCCGGTAGCTCAATAGCAGTCTCGGTGCGGACGAGAAACTCTTCGTGGGATTCCCAGACGATCGTTCCGCCCTCAAGATCCTGTTTGATCCGGACACGGTGGGTGTGATGCTGGAGCTCGTACGCGAAGACGTGCAGCTCGTTGAATTCTTCGGTGAGTCTGTATCGGCTATGCTGCTTGACGGCGATCGCTCGGTTCGTGAGCGTTCTGAGTCCGCGATAAATCGTTGCTCGGGCGTGTCCTGTGTGCTCTGTCAATTCGGTTGCCGTCCACGCCTCGTCGCTACTCAGGTAATACAAGATATTCAGCAAGGACGGGGTGAGTAGATCCGGGAAATCGATATGCGGATTCGATCGTGTGAGTGACTGATACACCTCAACACAGCGCGCATCGCCTGGTTTGGCGATGACTCTGTTTCCCTTCCGTTCCTTGTCGATGAGATCACGCCGAGCTAGGTCGCTGAGAGCGCCCGATACCGTGTCCTCTCGGTAATTTAGTTCGTCTGCCAGCTCCTGACGCCCTTTCGGGGAGTCAACTACCGAGAGAACACGTAGATCTCGCTTTCTTATCATATTGTCTCATATTCACCCGTGTTATATTTAAATACCTTGGCAAATACGGGACAAACAGTAAGACAAATTATGTCTAGTCGTGGTTCGATACGTTGGCGATCTGCCTGTTATTACTACTTCTGGAAGCTAATTTCGACTTTCAGGCTCGTCGCCTCATCCGGCATCCGTTCGAACATGTCCTGCACCTTCGTGTAGTCCTGCTCAGATTGCAGTGTCAGGCTTATCTGGGTTCGTTCAGTATCGGCAGTTCCCTGTAAGGCAGCGGGAACACCCTCTCTGTCGGGCAACATAAATGTGACATCCCCTACCTCGACCTCGCCCGTCTGATGTTCGTCACGCCACTTTTTCCGCATCGCTGCAACATCGTCTCCGTTGTATTTGAAGCGCCAAATGCCTCTCCCCGGGTCGTACTTCCGGAATGGATACCCCGGCACCCAGTCGGACGCTTTGTCCGACCCGGTCGTGTTGACGACGTATTCGGGTTCTTCGTCCTTGCCGATGTTCTCAAGCAAGAACGTCCGGACCATATACTCGGTGACGCTATCATCGAATCGGTCCGTCACCTTGTTCACAGTGAACTGCTCTCCGGATTCGAGATCTCCGATGTACTCTATGATTTGCTCACCGATCCGACCGGGAACCGTCGGAACGATTTTGACTGTCGTCGGGTCACGATCACCGAGCGACTCCAAGTATCGACCACCAGCTTCGAGGACGTAATCATCCACGAGGAAGTCGTTGACCGCTTCACGTGCGACGGTCTCAGTTTCATCCGGTGGTAGGAACACGCTCTCGTCGCTGCGGAGCTCCCCAATAATCGTATCGAGTTTCGCGTACCCGTTCTCGTCGATCGACTCTTCAACCTGTTCAGAGAGGTAAGATCCCCCAACTACGGTCGCGCTCCCGACATCACGCAGCGTCGCGTCCGACTGTGGTTTGTCGAGAATCTCGTTCCCCCGGACGATGACGTACTGATCCTCACGGTTGAGCCGACCGGCAGCTCGCATAATGATGTCGTGGCTGTCCCCGTCGATCCAGATCTCTCCGTCTTGAACGAGTTCGAGTTCGAAGTTCCCGATGTCGAGCGCTGTCGTCCCGCTTCCGAACCGTTGTCGGAGTTCTTGTTCCACGTCGTCGACGCCCCATACCCCGACGGCATCTTTGTGGACGAGTACTGTATCGAGCGAACTACCGGAGAGGTCGTCACGGAATCCACTCGAATCGCGGGCAAGAATTAGCTTTCCTTCTAGCGCTTTGACGGTAGCGTTCAGTACGTCGTTTGCGCTTCCGGGGATGGGGAGTTCGGGATCTCGCAGGAACTGTTCGTAGATGTCCTCGATTGAAATCTCACCACGACGGTCGAGTAAGTCTTCGACGATCGGCCAGACGTGGGTTTGAAGATCGAAGGGGTCCGCAGCTGCGGAGTCAGCGATGTTGGATGCGCTCAGCTCAGCGCCATCTAGGACGTACACATCGAGGTCCATCGGAGCCGCAAGGTCGAATTCGTTGAGTAGGTCGTCGCCGTCGAGGACCTCTCCATAGAGCAACTGGAGTTCCTCTTGGAGTTCGTTCACTTCCTGCTCTTTCATACTCTCGATGGACTCACGGATCTCTTCGTCGAGAGACTCGTCTGCAAGCACCTGTCGAGCCCCCTCGATGTACCGAGCCTTGTCGATGTACCGTGTTCCGGATTCGATGGCCTTGTCGCCAGCCGGCTGGACGAACACGAGCGTGTTGCGCCACTCACGGCCATGTCCATCGTTCGTGATGGCTTTCTCCACTTCTTTTTGTGTCCACTGGTCGTCTTTCACCACGACCTTGGTTTCACGAGATTCGGGGATGTCTCGGATGTCGTTCGTACGGAACCCGACCGGATACGCGTTCGAGCCGAAGATGTCCGTAATGAAGTCCGCAATCTCGGCTTTCGCTGCCGTTTCGGACACATCGGTTGCGGCGTTCCGGATGAGTGCGTTCGGGTTCTGCCGATCGCGGATTGCGTACTTCCCGTTGAGTTTGTGGAGATGCCATGCCACCCCGTGGAGCCGTTCGAGATCCAGCACGATGTCGGCGACGAGGTCTCCGGTCTGATACGCGCCCATCACGATCTCCGAGACATCGGCTCCTTCTCCCTCACTGGGTTTCAGCGAATACAAGAGAATCGTGTTCAGGACCCGGCGGCCGTGAGGTACGTCGTCAGTGTCGACGCGGTTGTTGATGTCGCCTGTCGCCGCGTTCAACCGTTCGTAATTGATCTTCGCCAGCTCGTTTTCGAACTCGATCGCGTCGATGTCGCCGTGCGTGATCAGATCTGTCTGATCCTGCATTTCGAGAAGGACCTTCGAGAAGAGATAGATCATCCCGCGGGTGTTCTGGTTCCCCTCGTCGGCATAGTAGCGTGTTTCGAGGGCATCGAGAAGCACAGGGTGGAACGGGTAGAGATCGTGCATATCTGCCAGGAGATCATCGGGAAGCGTGACGTGGTCGGACTGGTCGTACGCGTCAAAATAGCCGTTGACGATCTCGCGGGCGGCGCTCTCGTCAATATCGTCGATGAGGCGGTGGCGCAGGACTTCTCGCTTGTCCACCTGATTGTTCATATTGACTTCGACCGCTTGTTCCCGATTCAGAATGTCGTGAACCTCAGAACCCTCACGAAGAACAGAGACGATCGTGTATAGGTCGAGATCGGAGAGGGCTGTCGATTCAAGTAGTGATTGCAGAAACGCCTTGTTTGAGCTCTTGCGGTCACCCTGAAGTGTGTCGAACCAGTCTTCAAGCTCGTCGACAAGAAACGCGATAGTTTCGTCCCCAACGGCATCTCGGATCGTCTGCATATCGGGGTAGCCGCCAGATTCGAACGTCCCTGGGTCGTAGTTCAATGCTTCGAAGAACGGTTCCCAGAGGTACTCGTATTGTTCGTTCTGCATTGCGACTGTTATCGGAGTCGCGTTATCAGGGAGCGCCGACTCGAATCCATCTACTGAGCCGCTGGCCCAATCAGTTGCAGCAGCGGGGGCGTCGAAGCAGTGATAGAGGGCAACCATCTGGTGGGACTTCCCACTTCCGTACGGGCCATAGAGAATATGCGTACCTCGTGGGTCGTCACCGGTGAGTGAATCTCGGAGAATGGAGAGGGCCTCTCGAAGTCCTTGGGTCATCAGCGTCCTATCGAAGAAGAGTTCGGCGTCCGATTCGAACTCGTCGTCATCTTCGACATTGTAGAGTTTTACTTGTCCGTCTATTTGTCCATCCTCCCGAAGCTCACGGCTCAGGGTGACCGTGTCATCGAGAGTTCTGGGCAAGGACTCAGTCTCGGCCATTATTAGGTACGTAACTACTGCTTGTGTCGACATAATAAAC
The genomic region above belongs to Natronomonas moolapensis 8.8.11 and contains:
- a CDS encoding 5-methylcytosine restriction system specificity protein McrC, producing the protein MSTVDEVYEYGQDTFNIPERGKIRIEGCPSSILDQLRRASFTQESPGVFTKSQEAFDSDQEYEVVTVTVDGDDNETLHVEATDIVGVVSLTPSSKVQVDPKIDWEYIFDMLLAVYDQNRSIEYHGIPLQDFLSDDIHLDDVFVVLAINYLDGVERIQRNGYIRDLVIRRTNSLDGRGNIDVEQTLLNHARGTIEPQWIHNETEYNNAVNSLLHYAGKTLLRLFRQNAHENDHPAYDRIFSEVHREVERLESMEVDSGLDRMDEYREISLYDLPKQRQYYEKAFDISKAVMSSSLGQQLRDGPRELVVDYVLNMESLFEQYSQVVIERELNHINSYDHLGDLDDVTPVRSPSVKPFEGEGQIYHEPDHALQEGEETIAVLDSKYYAEGHDPVKESPSRSRLFSYAYLLQTERLAFLCPLLEPRRRQVAQTGAELQIVSPEGEFGLDAYDEVVHDYLHSVLVERAPELEAFRAVAEPKNELCIDGVDESDLERATDMSGPFTFKDARDFSLRIIKAAADEHSWDVRNRYDLEQDGDWTREQIETRCERRYEHTTTCVPVFRRDGGQEWIDLYFLENGTGEVEKEGPLKLL
- a CDS encoding nucleotidyltransferase — its product is MTREATFGSDAIRGQFSELAGLLEDELTVYLIGGGALTLDDLKNATKDIDLIVREQAELQRLWQVLTAAGYEPEEELSEEYDELGAAFILQNDRRRFDVFHEQVAGVIRLTQSMVDRSRHLFDEGHLTVRAVSLNDIFLFKAVANREDDVDDMVRIAQTGIDEDVIVDEVHTQLELLGRDEFIGAMKHKLDRLRDQGYVFDIHEEINVLHDRVQDGRAVSTAIDALREHEYSDDLYRGVPEPAIQRRVGDETASSGIEWLEQIGVIERASDGSVVRTENSE
- a CDS encoding DUF1156 domain-containing protein, with translation MSEQSGSPPTERERTELPIERGFPIERVNEIAAKEGRAKMYYRPIYTMHKWWARRLGCVFRTISLYTLLDDPEKVEVFEPGQDNETLADWGDETQTNIASLIDRVDMSDPESLWELYSKDVRVADKKVLDPFMGGGTSLVEASRFGAEVVGNDLNPVAWFVTKKELEAGVTDVEELEAAFEQVKADVAEEITQYYKTLCPNGDHDADVMYNFWVKELDCVSCGHTVPLFKDYRVAAGRYENSDKYNVLCPDCGSVTLVDDWQSESVCNECGHGFVPKEGNVSRGGKYNCPDCGQKYNITDAIGEQGEFRTRLYALEYYCEHCDDKDLDRSEVKGYREALPSDLERAETAEKEWEEAEELKQFVPSLSIPKGSKTQSSSIDGSDVFEHGYEHWSDMFNDRQKLVLSKLLKSISEIEDQNLKEYLLLAFSDSLMFQNTFTIYNLSANKIEGVFKSNGFDPQMDFVENNVWGTEYGRGTFESTWRKLLRGIRYASAPTERYVEDGDSVETPEFGKPIGENSTLLYGDARTIDKEDEFDVVLSDPPYYDNIIYSELSDFFYVWLRVVLQTEYEHFDPTETPKEDSIVANPSQGKGVEEFEEEIKQAFATVRHCIKEDGAFCFTYHHSDSDSWGELLESLCEVGFEVTATYPVSADLNKLVIGESVSFDIVIIARPANDRDAASWNSLRRDIYRTARRTRKQLEENRDLSRGDIGVMEMGACFREYSKHHGKVQRDGEIMSAKEVVQEIYGIIQEASDIGVEDVFIDLLDSDNPSFDDVNKLCRGTNATPEELKEMRLYDQDDGFELGTWDTEKRRGYIQERVNGDGGDHLSNLDKLQFLRYRYEKGRAVQNYVDKWGVDDDLRELAGRLADVTGDDTYTRVLGDRDITSY
- a CDS encoding AAA family ATPase, which codes for MSSSSEEYTVEEAKENIGVLRRVAEDVVDAIENAEGEEVLEYLIEEQALDRLHDGERGLGQVRRGVLESPLASDRLKRIVSLRGDETPEEILVPQGVQRNAKVALEAGKPVVLYGPTGTGKTTFAKQLARETSIGYSLNTATPSWTPSDIIGGISPDYTGESLSYRTKLGCVSEAVERARDFDVKYGVILDEITRADISKIFGPLYTAIENPHQTIFETDEETTIELDERVNIICTMNMSDRTVNELDNAITRRFAMIELDEYEEDKRRQLFKHWITTYVTSETDLDENEILRLFERDYEGINHGNEATSQGPIMRFGPMHYRDVAVFLGVGCREGGEYEYDQTDAVGQAFRTYIVPRLLNAAAFPQIERIAEHYRALNGEFEDYDLSPAAELAERELEQERRQMGSYE
- a CDS encoding helix-turn-helix domain-containing protein — its product is MIRKRDLRVLSVVDSPKGRQELADELNYREDTVSGALSDLARRDLIDKERKGNRVIAKPGDARCVEVYQSLTRSNPHIDFPDLLTPSLLNILYYLSSDEAWTATELTEHTGHARATIYRGLRTLTNRAIAVKQHSRYRLTEEFNELHVFAYELQHHTHRVRIKQDLEGGTIVWESHEEFLVRTETAIELPDYHRTGLDAFAEHGLQFFTTSEQYYFYSPERESLTPEDLFCHLLLIENDSRHRKYALLLAVKTDLSPERLQTVADDYGITEIVEPLLEFLETDGKKSSEATPRWEEFETLADEYGVEL
- a CDS encoding DUF499 domain-containing protein, coding for MAETESLPRTLDDTVTLSRELREDGQIDGQVKLYNVEDDDEFESDAELFFDRTLMTQGLREALSILRDSLTGDDPRGTHILYGPYGSGKSHQMVALYHCFDAPAAATDWASGSVDGFESALPDNATPITVAMQNEQYEYLWEPFFEALNYDPGTFESGGYPDMQTIRDAVGDETIAFLVDELEDWFDTLQGDRKSSNKAFLQSLLESTALSDLDLYTIVSVLREGSEVHDILNREQAVEVNMNNQVDKREVLRHRLIDDIDESAAREIVNGYFDAYDQSDHVTLPDDLLADMHDLYPFHPVLLDALETRYYADEGNQNTRGMIYLFSKVLLEMQDQTDLITHGDIDAIEFENELAKINYERLNAATGDINNRVDTDDVPHGRRVLNTILLYSLKPSEGEGADVSEIVMGAYQTGDLVADIVLDLERLHGVAWHLHKLNGKYAIRDRQNPNALIRNAATDVSETAAKAEIADFITDIFGSNAYPVGFRTNDIRDIPESRETKVVVKDDQWTQKEVEKAITNDGHGREWRNTLVFVQPAGDKAIESGTRYIDKARYIEGARQVLADESLDEEIRESIESMKEQEVNELQEELQLLYGEVLDGDDLLNEFDLAAPMDLDVYVLDGAELSASNIADSAAADPFDLQTHVWPIVEDLLDRRGEISIEDIYEQFLRDPELPIPGSANDVLNATVKALEGKLILARDSSGFRDDLSGSSLDTVLVHKDAVGVWGVDDVEQELRQRFGSGTTALDIGNFELELVQDGEIWIDGDSHDIIMRAAGRLNREDQYVIVRGNEILDKPQSDATLRDVGSATVVGGSYLSEQVEESIDENGYAKLDTIIGELRSDESVFLPPDETETVAREAVNDFLVDDYVLEAGGRYLESLGDRDPTTVKIVPTVPGRIGEQIIEYIGDLESGEQFTVNKVTDRFDDSVTEYMVRTFLLENIGKDEEPEYVVNTTGSDKASDWVPGYPFRKYDPGRGIWRFKYNGDDVAAMRKKWRDEHQTGEVEVGDVTFMLPDREGVPAALQGTADTERTQISLTLQSEQDYTKVQDMFERMPDEATSLKVEISFQK